Within the Rhodothermales bacterium genome, the region CGTCAAAGAACAGCATCGGACGATCGGTACTCGACGCTCTCGGCATGGGTGCGGGCTTCACCGTCGCCTTGCTATGCCTCGGCATTGTCAGAGAGGTGCTGGGCAACGGCACGTTCATGGACATCCCCGTCTTCGGCCCCAACTACGAGCCATGGGTTGTCATGGTCCTCCCCGGCGGGGCGTTTTTCGTGCTCGGAGCCTGGTTGCTCCTGTTCAACTGGCTGAGAGAACGAAAGAAGACGAGGGGGAGGCTCGCTACGCAATGAACTCAGAATCCCTCACATTCGTCTTCATCAATGCCGCGCTGATCAACAACTTCGTGCTCAGCGCATTCCTGGGTATCTGTCCGTTCATCGGTGTGTCG harbors:
- a CDS encoding electron transport complex subunit RsxE, which produces SKNSIGRSVLDALGMGAGFTVALLCLGIVREVLGNGTFMDIPVFGPNYEPWVVMVLPGGAFFVLGAWLLLFNWLRERKKTRGRLATQ